In the genome of Massilia sp. PAMC28688, one region contains:
- a CDS encoding EAL domain-containing protein — protein sequence MSMYRQLWSALILGTLLALAGGLLATTLSARSYLQTQLELKNIDNANVLAQALGARGSDPLELELAIAALFDSGHYDSIILYDPRDRELVNKRAVPSAGSAPEWFTALLPIKASPGVARVSNGWKQVGTLVIVSRSQFAYDALWRSTLQMIGVLAFAGLIAGYLATLILRRLKAPLDAVVAQARAIAERRFVTTPESNVPELRQLTSAMNSTVVLLKSMFADEADRLEAIRRDANTDALTGLANRHHFMEQLREALMVEDGGEGSLMLLRLARLADWNRQLGHQRTDAMLAAIGALVDGPAQQHPGSFAARLNGSDFALVLRAGEPQTVARQLLDAVTALVTERTGSEAAVFIGMGKLQVGHNVGAVLSVVDTALAGAEAQGVSAVREELPLNIAEAPRSADEWARLILRSLEQRWVRMASFPVVDSAGMVVHRESALRLMFGGEWFPAARFLPIAERLGLTARLDLVAVSLGLDELGRDGSLPGLAVNLSARSIQDSGFRQQMLELIAERPDAARRLWLEVPESGVFAHLDAFRVFCDAMHQGGCKVGIEHFGRQFNQIGLFHDMALHYVKVDGSFVRGVNANGGNQIFLKGLAGIAHKMGLQVYAEGVTEVAELAAIGPLGFDGATGPAVPDTATRINQDGPVL from the coding sequence ATGTCGATGTATCGCCAACTCTGGTCTGCTCTGATCCTCGGCACGCTGCTGGCGCTGGCCGGAGGGCTGCTGGCCACCACGCTGAGCGCGCGCTCCTATCTTCAGACGCAGCTCGAACTGAAAAACATAGACAATGCCAACGTGCTGGCCCAGGCCCTGGGCGCGCGCGGCAGCGACCCGCTGGAACTGGAACTGGCCATCGCCGCGCTGTTCGACAGCGGGCATTACGATTCCATCATCCTGTACGATCCGCGTGACCGGGAGCTGGTCAACAAGCGCGCGGTGCCATCGGCCGGCAGCGCGCCCGAATGGTTCACGGCGCTCCTGCCAATCAAGGCCTCGCCCGGTGTGGCGCGCGTCTCGAACGGCTGGAAGCAGGTAGGCACACTCGTCATCGTCAGCCGCAGCCAGTTTGCCTACGACGCGCTGTGGCGTTCGACACTGCAGATGATTGGCGTGCTGGCCTTTGCCGGACTGATTGCCGGCTACCTGGCTACCTTGATCCTGCGCCGTCTCAAGGCGCCGCTCGATGCCGTGGTGGCCCAGGCGCGCGCCATTGCCGAGCGCCGTTTCGTCACCACGCCGGAGTCCAATGTCCCGGAGCTGCGCCAGCTTACCAGTGCCATGAATTCCACCGTGGTGCTGCTCAAGTCCATGTTTGCCGACGAAGCCGACCGGCTGGAGGCGATCCGGCGAGACGCCAACACCGATGCCCTGACCGGGCTGGCCAACCGCCACCACTTCATGGAGCAGCTGCGTGAAGCGCTGATGGTGGAAGACGGCGGCGAAGGCAGCCTGATGCTGCTGCGCCTGGCCCGTCTGGCGGACTGGAATCGGCAGCTGGGCCACCAGCGCACCGACGCCATGCTCGCCGCCATCGGCGCACTGGTCGATGGCCCGGCCCAGCAGCATCCTGGCAGCTTCGCTGCCCGTCTCAATGGCAGTGATTTTGCGCTGGTGCTGCGCGCGGGCGAGCCGCAAACGGTGGCCCGTCAGCTGCTTGATGCCGTGACCGCACTGGTTACCGAACGCACCGGCAGCGAAGCGGCCGTGTTCATCGGCATGGGCAAGCTGCAGGTTGGGCACAATGTAGGCGCCGTGCTGTCCGTGGTCGACACCGCGCTGGCCGGCGCTGAAGCGCAGGGCGTGAGCGCCGTGCGTGAAGAGCTGCCGCTCAATATCGCCGAAGCGCCGCGCAGCGCTGACGAATGGGCCAGGCTGATTTTGCGCAGCCTGGAACAGCGCTGGGTGCGCATGGCGTCGTTTCCCGTGGTCGACAGCGCAGGCATGGTGGTGCACCGCGAATCGGCGCTGCGGCTGATGTTTGGCGGCGAATGGTTCCCTGCCGCGCGCTTCCTGCCCATTGCCGAGCGCCTCGGGCTGACCGCGCGCCTGGACCTGGTGGCGGTGTCGCTCGGTCTCGATGAACTCGGGCGCGATGGCAGCTTGCCCGGCCTGGCGGTGAACCTGTCGGCGCGCTCGATCCAGGACAGCGGCTTCCGCCAGCAGATGCTCGAACTCATTGCCGAGCGTCCCGACGCCGCCCGGCGCCTGTGGCTGGAAGTGCCGGAAAGTGGAGTCTTTGCCCATCTTGACGCATTCCGCGTGTTCTGCGACGCCATGCACCAGGGCGGATGCAAGGTCGGCATCGAGCATTTCGGCCGCCAGTTCAACCAGATTGGCCTGTTCCACGACATGGCCCTGCATTACGTGAAGGTTGATGGCAGTTTTGTCCGCGGCGTCAATGCCAACGGCGGCAACCAGATCTTCCTCAAGGGCCTGGCCGGTATCGCCCACAAGATGGGCTTGCAGGTATACGCCGAGGGTGTGACGGAAGTGGCGGAGCTGGCGGCGATCGGCCCGCTCGGCTTCGACGGCGCCACCGGTCCGGCGGTACCCGATACGGCAACCCGCATCAACCAGGACGGTCCCGTCCTTTAA
- a CDS encoding transglutaminase-like cysteine peptidase codes for MKNATPEQKLKRVNEFFNRRIEFGDDQGIWGRSDYWSAPAETMGKGRGDCEDFVIAKYFSLLDLDIPDNQLRLIYVRARLGGPGSAVQQAHMVLAYYPTPESDPLILDNLITDIRPAQRRPDLAPVFSFNRQGVFVGVAAGGQASGGPERLSAWQDLLLRAKREGFN; via the coding sequence ATGAAGAACGCGACGCCCGAGCAAAAGCTCAAGCGCGTCAATGAGTTTTTCAACCGGCGCATCGAGTTTGGCGACGACCAGGGCATCTGGGGCCGCTCGGACTACTGGTCGGCGCCGGCGGAAACCATGGGCAAGGGGAGGGGCGACTGCGAAGATTTCGTTATTGCCAAGTATTTTTCGCTGCTTGACCTGGACATACCGGACAATCAGCTGCGCCTGATTTACGTGCGCGCGCGGCTGGGCGGACCTGGCAGCGCCGTGCAGCAAGCGCATATGGTGCTGGCGTATTACCCGACACCGGAATCCGATCCGCTCATCCTCGACAACCTGATCACGGATATTCGACCCGCACAACGGCGCCCCGACCTCGCGCCGGTTTTCAGTTTCAACCGCCAGGGCGTATTTGTGGGCGTGGCGGCAGGCGGCCAGGCCTCGGGCGGTCCGGAACGGCTCTCGGCCTGGCAAGACCTGCTGCTGCGCGCAAAGCGCGAAGGCTTCAACTAA
- a CDS encoding TolC family outer membrane protein — MKLKHTCAALALAFAPLLALGQPQTLHQVAQQALVSNPEVLARWHAFEAAGHERAASAGGYLPRLDLTAGAGRDDIRDPLKTNDLSRNASSLTLTQMLWDGALTYNDVRRLDHTRMARLYELYDVSETVVLDVVRSYADVLRYRKLVELAEENYVRHQAVFMQIQKKTQAGVSRRVDLEQIAGRLALAESNLLQETANLHDVSARFQRLVGVVPSPAMQPLALLDKDLPPTMAQALGTALRAHPSLQASVENVRANEKAARLRRATYQPRVDLRMRSDNGSNLNGLPGSSSNKALEVQLSWNLFNGFSDVSRVRQQADLINVARDQRDKACRDVRQTLSIAYNDTTKLTEQLAYLDQHQLSIEKARDAYRKQFDIGQRSLLDLLDSENELFQSRRSYANAEFDRLFAFARAHAGMGTLYQALGLARRQPASLPAVADKNDGENIASNCPVEAPPVYTIDKEKLNARAREYVFESASAPAPAPATLLTPALMPAPAAPAVVAPKQDAAPARPARKARTPARTAPAPDQFKLSEES; from the coding sequence ATGAAGTTGAAACATACTTGCGCCGCACTCGCTCTCGCCTTTGCCCCCCTGCTGGCGCTTGGCCAGCCCCAGACCCTGCACCAGGTCGCCCAGCAGGCACTGGTGTCGAACCCCGAGGTGCTGGCGCGCTGGCACGCGTTCGAAGCGGCTGGCCATGAGCGCGCCGCCAGCGCCGGCGGCTACCTGCCGCGCCTGGACCTCACGGCAGGCGCCGGCCGCGACGATATCCGCGATCCCCTCAAGACCAATGACCTGAGCCGCAATGCCAGCTCGCTCACCCTCACGCAAATGCTATGGGATGGCGCGCTGACGTACAACGATGTCAGGCGTCTGGACCACACCCGCATGGCGCGCCTGTACGAACTGTATGACGTGTCCGAGACCGTGGTGCTGGATGTGGTACGCAGCTACGCCGACGTGCTTCGTTACCGCAAGCTGGTGGAACTGGCCGAGGAAAACTACGTCCGCCACCAGGCAGTGTTCATGCAGATCCAGAAGAAGACCCAGGCCGGCGTAAGCCGCCGCGTGGACCTGGAACAGATCGCCGGTCGCCTGGCACTGGCCGAATCCAACCTGCTGCAGGAGACGGCCAACCTGCATGATGTCTCGGCCCGCTTCCAGCGCCTGGTAGGCGTGGTGCCGTCGCCTGCGATGCAGCCCCTGGCACTGTTGGACAAGGACCTGCCGCCGACCATGGCGCAGGCGCTTGGCACCGCCCTGCGCGCCCACCCTTCGCTACAAGCGTCAGTGGAAAACGTGCGCGCCAACGAAAAGGCGGCCCGCCTGCGGCGCGCCACTTACCAGCCGCGCGTAGACCTGCGCATGCGCTCGGACAATGGCAGCAACCTCAATGGCCTGCCCGGCTCGTCCTCGAACAAGGCGCTTGAAGTGCAGCTGTCGTGGAACCTGTTCAATGGCTTTTCCGACGTGTCGCGCGTGCGCCAGCAGGCGGACCTGATCAACGTGGCGCGCGACCAGCGCGATAAGGCCTGCCGCGACGTGCGCCAGACCCTGTCGATTGCCTACAACGACACCACCAAGCTCACCGAGCAGCTGGCCTACCTGGACCAGCACCAGCTGTCGATTGAAAAGGCGCGCGACGCGTACCGCAAGCAGTTCGATATCGGCCAGCGCTCGCTGCTCGACTTGCTCGATTCGGAAAATGAGTTGTTCCAGTCGCGCCGCTCGTACGCCAACGCGGAATTCGACCGCCTGTTCGCGTTTGCCCGCGCCCACGCCGGCATGGGCACGCTGTACCAGGCGCTCGGCCTGGCGCGCCGCCAGCCTGCCAGCCTGCCGGCCGTGGCGGACAAGAACGATGGCGAAAACATCGCCAGCAACTGCCCGGTTGAGGCGCCGCCGGTCTACACCATTGACAAGGAAAAGCTCAATGCCCGCGCGCGCGAATACGTCTTCGAATCGGCCAGCGCACCAGCGCCGGCCCCGGCAACCCTGCTCACGCCTGCGCTGATGCCGGCACCCGCGGCGCCTGCCGTGGTGGCGCCGAAACAGGACGCGGCACCGGCCAGGCCGGCGCGCAAGGCCCGCACTCCGGCCAGGACGGCACCGGCGCCGGACCAGTTCAAGCTGTCGGAAGAAAGTTAG
- a CDS encoding TIGR00730 family Rossman fold protein translates to MKSIAVYCGANPGTDPVYAAAARALGRLLAQRGMTVVYGGGHVGLMGVIADAALAAGGRVIGVIPQQLVDRELAHAGLTELFVVRNMHERKAMMAELADGFVAMPGGMGTLEELFEMLTWSQLEIHAKPIGVLNVAGFYDQLAQFIAHAASEGFIRAQHRDLMMVESDPEALLARLLASR, encoded by the coding sequence ATTGCAGTGTATTGCGGTGCCAATCCCGGCACCGATCCGGTGTACGCGGCGGCTGCGCGTGCACTTGGGCGGCTGCTGGCGCAGCGCGGCATGACCGTGGTCTACGGCGGCGGCCATGTGGGCCTGATGGGCGTGATTGCAGATGCTGCGCTGGCCGCGGGTGGGCGAGTGATCGGCGTGATCCCGCAGCAGCTGGTCGACCGCGAGCTGGCCCATGCCGGCCTGACCGAGCTTTTCGTCGTTCGCAACATGCACGAGCGTAAAGCCATGATGGCCGAACTGGCGGACGGCTTCGTGGCCATGCCCGGCGGGATGGGGACGCTGGAAGAACTGTTTGAAATGCTTACTTGGTCGCAGCTGGAGATTCACGCCAAGCCGATTGGCGTGCTCAATGTGGCCGGCTTCTATGACCAGCTGGCGCAGTTCATCGCGCACGCTGCATCGGAAGGCTTCATCCGAGCCCAGCATCGCGACCTGATGATGGTCGAGAGTGATCCAGAGGCGCTGCTTGCACGCCTGCTGGCTTCGCGCTAA